The following proteins are co-located in the Polystyrenella longa genome:
- a CDS encoding ComF family protein: MLFYPYLHPVRKLVRSGIDLCFPPICPSCYEAPAPRRATDKVSTPAQLCQKCQRELAPALPYRCPCCSAPVGPHAQHKDGCPFCRKENFRFQEVLSLGVYEGKLRSAVLAGKESNGQPLVTALSTLLWEREQQRLASFDPQAICIVPRHWTKDLQHLDYAPLNIAKQLSSCLRIPICSGWLKRTSRRQDQARLKRTARLKNLKGAFRAKIPRRRQPISRVLLVDDVMTTGATANESTAALKQAGVDEVMVAVLARGLGK; encoded by the coding sequence ATGCTGTTTTATCCGTATCTGCATCCTGTTCGGAAACTGGTACGAAGCGGAATCGATCTCTGTTTCCCACCAATTTGTCCCAGTTGCTACGAAGCCCCCGCACCGCGTAGAGCAACGGACAAGGTGTCGACGCCGGCGCAGCTTTGTCAGAAGTGCCAACGGGAATTGGCTCCTGCTCTACCTTATCGTTGCCCTTGCTGTTCCGCTCCAGTTGGCCCCCATGCGCAGCATAAAGATGGCTGTCCTTTCTGTCGGAAAGAGAACTTTCGGTTTCAGGAAGTTCTGTCGCTGGGAGTCTACGAAGGAAAACTTCGGTCCGCTGTGCTTGCAGGCAAAGAATCAAATGGGCAACCACTCGTTACAGCACTCTCGACTTTACTCTGGGAGCGCGAACAACAGCGGCTGGCGAGTTTTGATCCCCAAGCGATTTGCATCGTGCCCAGACACTGGACGAAAGATCTGCAGCATCTCGACTACGCACCCCTCAATATCGCGAAGCAATTGAGTTCGTGCCTGCGGATCCCCATTTGTTCAGGCTGGCTCAAGCGGACGTCGCGTCGACAGGATCAGGCACGTTTGAAAAGGACGGCCCGTTTAAAGAACTTGAAAGGGGCCTTCCGGGCGAAAATCCCCAGACGACGACAACCCATTTCCCGAGTTTTGTTGGTCGACGACGTAATGACAACCGGAGCCACCGCCAACGAATCGACTGCCGCTCTCAAGCAGGCCGGTGTCGACGAAGTCATGGTGGCCGTGCTGGCCCGTGGACTTGGGAAATAG
- the tadA gene encoding tRNA adenosine(34) deaminase TadA: protein MLESTPNLLQPHDRWMQLALNQARMAFEQKEVPVGAVIVYNEQVVGEGHNMRETLQDPTAHAEMIAITQAAETLGSWRLLDCTLYVTLEPCPMCAGALVQSRIPTIVYGATDPKGGACHTLYQITDDSRLNHRASVLGGVLQEECRFLLQDFFAQQRALGKK from the coding sequence TTGCTTGAATCGACGCCCAATTTATTACAACCCCACGACCGCTGGATGCAGTTGGCCCTCAATCAGGCACGCATGGCCTTCGAACAAAAAGAAGTTCCGGTTGGCGCCGTGATTGTGTACAACGAACAAGTCGTCGGAGAAGGGCACAATATGCGGGAGACTTTGCAGGACCCCACGGCCCACGCCGAGATGATTGCCATCACCCAGGCAGCGGAGACGCTTGGTTCATGGCGTCTGCTTGACTGCACTCTCTATGTCACGCTCGAACCTTGTCCGATGTGTGCGGGAGCGCTGGTGCAATCCCGGATCCCCACGATCGTCTATGGTGCCACCGATCCCAAAGGAGGCGCCTGTCACACGCTCTACCAGATCACCGACGACAGCCGGCTCAATCATCGAGCGAGCGTTCTCGGTGGAGTGCTGCAGGAAGAATGCCGGTTCCTGTTACAGGACTTTTTTGCGCAACAGCGGGCGCTGGGAAAGAAGTAA
- a CDS encoding peptidylprolyl isomerase, with product MFLSVWLPFISPRKSRLGTQRRSQQLYRNAPSIGTVEHLEDRTLLTNFFGLEGGFLADVYDHISTVERGNETTEQQASHQSLIETASGLTGFSHSEVGSVLDDLEKYYSKIEARYGDVLRTIFGERPDDDDGSSESPENTAPEAIDISDQVVTIQTDFSLDTSTAFEDADEDDTLTFEVTWDDAPTLPNWANFDTDTGILSGTPGTADLGQFTVGVTATDEAGESASTSFSLTVQVSPNVVIGDATYNEEDGAGNMTFDVSLDSAASERITLTLSTVDGTAVAGSDYTSTTTQVTFEAGEVSKTFSVPVLSDDVPELSESFTVVVDSVDEGTVADSSDTGTGTITNDDPVALSIEVDDDSVIESNNILVTNKPTVTIRGNTQPGSTVTVAKDNDGVFNDGTTNADADGNFQLEVPLSHTDANLGVNNLFVRSTLGEVSKTESLDIHYSIGTVVRIESNLGDFDIELLDDDAPKSVENFKSYFAAYAGSTIHRAIDGFIIQGGGFDFDATTQGLVSIPTNDPVENEFIAKNSNVRGTLSTALQSGNIDSFSSGWFINTVDNLFLDNVPHTVFGRVIGDGMDVVDAISNADSINLNGVYDGTAFATVPLVNYTPFTDSIDGLVSIVAGSTTLTGVNTQFLTQLQNSFGSIPGSAIRIAGEEFVVASVVSDTELRLNQAHTAGATNVEADIHALPSEENLVLISQFDILLASAANQA from the coding sequence ATGTTTCTCTCCGTTTGGTTACCGTTTATTTCGCCTCGTAAATCCCGTCTCGGTACGCAGCGCCGTTCGCAGCAGCTATACCGGAATGCTCCCTCAATCGGGACGGTTGAGCATCTGGAAGATCGTACGCTTCTGACGAACTTCTTCGGACTGGAAGGAGGATTCCTCGCCGATGTGTACGATCACATTTCCACCGTCGAACGGGGCAATGAAACCACCGAACAACAAGCATCTCATCAGAGCCTGATTGAAACCGCTAGCGGTCTGACCGGCTTCTCCCATTCCGAAGTGGGAAGCGTTCTGGATGATCTCGAAAAATACTACTCCAAAATTGAAGCCCGCTACGGCGACGTCCTTCGCACCATCTTCGGTGAAAGACCCGACGATGACGATGGCTCATCTGAGTCTCCTGAAAACACTGCTCCTGAAGCAATCGACATTTCTGATCAGGTTGTGACGATTCAGACTGACTTCAGTCTGGATACTTCCACCGCATTTGAAGATGCCGATGAAGACGACACATTAACTTTCGAAGTGACTTGGGATGACGCCCCCACTTTACCCAACTGGGCTAACTTCGATACCGATACCGGCATCTTAAGCGGAACCCCCGGAACCGCTGACCTAGGACAGTTTACCGTGGGAGTCACCGCCACGGATGAAGCAGGCGAATCCGCTTCTACTTCCTTCTCCTTAACTGTTCAGGTTTCTCCGAACGTCGTCATTGGTGACGCCACTTACAATGAAGAAGATGGCGCTGGAAACATGACCTTCGACGTCTCGCTTGATTCTGCTGCGAGCGAGCGAATCACGCTGACGTTGAGCACTGTTGACGGAACTGCCGTAGCGGGATCGGACTACACCTCAACGACAACTCAGGTGACATTCGAAGCGGGAGAAGTCTCGAAAACCTTTTCCGTTCCCGTTCTATCCGATGATGTTCCTGAACTGAGTGAATCATTCACCGTCGTTGTCGACTCTGTTGACGAAGGTACTGTTGCCGACTCCAGCGACACTGGCACGGGCACCATCACTAATGATGATCCTGTTGCCTTGAGCATTGAAGTCGATGACGATTCGGTTATTGAATCGAACAATATCCTTGTGACCAACAAACCGACCGTGACGATACGGGGAAACACGCAGCCTGGTTCAACGGTAACAGTCGCAAAAGACAATGATGGTGTTTTTAATGATGGCACCACCAACGCTGATGCGGATGGAAACTTTCAGTTGGAAGTGCCACTCTCGCATACTGATGCCAACCTGGGTGTAAACAACTTATTTGTTCGAAGTACGCTTGGTGAGGTTTCCAAAACCGAATCGCTAGATATCCACTATTCGATCGGGACAGTCGTTCGAATCGAATCCAATCTGGGTGACTTTGACATCGAACTCCTGGATGATGATGCTCCTAAATCAGTGGAAAACTTCAAAAGCTACTTCGCCGCCTACGCCGGTTCGACCATCCATCGAGCCATTGACGGGTTTATCATTCAGGGAGGCGGATTCGATTTCGATGCGACTACTCAAGGGCTGGTTTCAATTCCGACCAACGACCCTGTTGAAAACGAGTTCATTGCCAAAAACTCCAACGTTCGCGGTACTTTGTCCACGGCATTGCAGTCGGGTAACATCGACAGCTTCAGCAGCGGTTGGTTCATCAACACGGTTGATAACCTCTTCCTGGATAATGTCCCGCACACGGTGTTCGGTCGTGTGATTGGTGATGGCATGGACGTCGTGGATGCCATTTCTAACGCAGACTCGATTAACTTGAACGGAGTTTACGACGGCACTGCTTTTGCGACAGTCCCGCTCGTTAATTACACTCCCTTCACCGACAGCATCGACGGACTGGTTTCCATTGTCGCCGGGTCAACCACATTGACCGGAGTGAACACTCAGTTCCTCACGCAATTACAGAATAGCTTTGGTTCGATCCCCGGATCAGCGATTCGAATTGCGGGTGAAGAATTTGTTGTCGCTTCAGTTGTGAGTGATACGGAGCTGCGACTCAACCAAGCCCACACAGCCGGAGCTACGAATGTTGAAGCCGATATTCACGCACTCCCTTCTGAAGAGAATCTCGTGCTGATCAGCCAGTTCGATATCCTCCTCGCAAGTGCTGCGAACCAAGCTTGA
- a CDS encoding DUF502 domain-containing protein, translating to MSETDSDTSPEEPEEKKKWSIRKEPAVQFLLRGLAISLPSILTIVILIWVLNGINTYIIQPTSYAVQWSLAQFVDNSVKTDNLLMVTGQPEIDYCGDNYLWEADAAKRLNEWFHKTLPDSKNALNLRPQIYQTQLNAIFGRENWQKAIFVPVGKREWAVPYTDYQLAAQTVPLRDMPVTTSGIYALVVADQYFGGWANLTFVMVVLLVVALYFLGRLVTAQLGNWAVRKVETSILGRVPIISNVYSSVKQITDFLFTERSVEYSRVVAIEYPRKGIWSIALVTGEGMLKVTAATSEPMVSVLVPSSPMPVTGYTMMVPRSTLVDLNISIDQAFQFCISCGVLVPETQKVTPEALQREMNRRFTNTSHHITISPPPASQTTPVDSDAVPQPNLIQSGDEETPPNPEAESPQDKPADPTSPE from the coding sequence ATGTCGGAAACCGATTCGGATACTTCTCCTGAAGAGCCCGAAGAGAAGAAAAAATGGTCGATTCGCAAAGAACCGGCTGTTCAGTTTCTGCTGCGCGGCTTGGCGATCAGTCTCCCGTCCATCCTGACGATTGTCATTCTGATCTGGGTCTTGAATGGGATTAACACTTACATCATCCAGCCAACTAGCTACGCTGTGCAGTGGTCGCTGGCTCAGTTCGTCGACAATTCCGTCAAGACCGATAACCTGCTGATGGTGACCGGCCAACCTGAAATTGACTACTGCGGAGATAATTATCTATGGGAAGCCGATGCCGCCAAGAGATTGAATGAATGGTTTCATAAAACTCTGCCTGACTCCAAAAACGCATTGAACTTGCGTCCGCAAATTTACCAGACTCAACTGAATGCGATCTTTGGTCGAGAGAACTGGCAAAAAGCGATTTTTGTTCCTGTTGGCAAGCGGGAATGGGCTGTTCCCTATACCGATTATCAACTCGCTGCGCAGACGGTTCCTCTGCGGGACATGCCCGTAACGACGTCCGGGATTTATGCACTCGTCGTGGCAGACCAATACTTCGGTGGGTGGGCAAACCTAACTTTCGTGATGGTGGTTTTACTGGTTGTGGCGCTCTACTTCCTTGGGCGTCTCGTTACGGCTCAACTTGGAAACTGGGCGGTACGCAAAGTCGAAACATCCATCTTGGGACGGGTTCCGATCATCAGCAACGTCTACTCCTCCGTTAAACAGATCACCGACTTTCTCTTCACGGAACGATCTGTGGAATACAGCCGGGTCGTGGCGATTGAATACCCACGTAAGGGGATCTGGTCGATCGCGCTCGTCACGGGCGAAGGGATGCTTAAAGTGACTGCCGCAACCAGTGAACCGATGGTAAGTGTTCTTGTCCCCAGTTCTCCGATGCCGGTGACTGGTTACACCATGATGGTCCCTCGCAGTACGCTGGTCGATTTGAATATCAGCATCGATCAGGCATTTCAGTTCTGTATTTCCTGTGGCGTGCTGGTTCCCGAAACTCAAAAAGTAACCCCCGAGGCGCTCCAGCGCGAAATGAACCGACGATTTACGAACACCAGCCATCACATAACCATTTCGCCTCCTCCCGCGAGCCAAACCACCCCGGTCGACTCCGATGCCGTTCCTCAACCGAACCTGATACAATCAGGGGATGAGGAAACGCCCCCAAATCCAGAGGCTGAATCACCTCAGGACAAACCGGCCGATCCTACCTCTCCCGAATAG
- a CDS encoding NCS2 family permease, with product MKRLPLFCKGDLDGFFGLFIDNLVQLILIFSLLGLCGITPDSELLTHAILPGIAMSLLVGNLFYAWQAWRLAKQTGRDDVTALPYGINTPSVIIYVLFVMKPVYDSTLDADLAWKMGLVACLGSGIIEFFGSFVGSKIRKTTPRAALLSTLAGIAIGFIAMTFALQIYQRPLVAMLPLGIIMLGYFSHYRFPFGLPAGLLAVLIGTITAWVLPNVLPTALAGPAMDSGAISNSIEKVGFYLPQFYGQEIWELLSKNNNWVGYLSVIVPMGLFNVLGSMQNVESAEAAGDSYSTGSSMAVNGLGSIVGACFGSCFPTTIYIGHPGWKALGARAGYSVLNGIVFTVICLTGVASLIQNIIPLEAGIAIVLWIGIIITAQAFQATPLEDAPAVAMGLFPAIAAWGATAVMGTFFALSFTGEGVATMQEVLEQNRDFDVNGFLLNGLLVMERGYIFTCMILSAMAACLIKRQFGAATIWSTLAALLTGIGLIHTYQLSGNIIDYLLIHQTPPEGIYVFRGYGILIGYVSLAVLFGVIWFFERNRIEEEAEAN from the coding sequence ATGAAACGCCTGCCCCTCTTCTGCAAAGGTGACCTCGACGGTTTTTTCGGTCTGTTCATCGACAACCTGGTGCAGTTGATTCTGATCTTCTCGCTGCTTGGCCTGTGTGGAATCACCCCAGATTCCGAATTACTGACCCACGCCATTCTTCCCGGAATCGCAATGAGTTTGCTGGTGGGGAATTTGTTCTATGCGTGGCAGGCGTGGCGACTGGCAAAGCAAACTGGCCGAGATGATGTCACTGCATTACCGTATGGAATCAATACTCCGTCGGTGATTATCTACGTGCTGTTTGTCATGAAGCCCGTTTACGACAGTACGCTGGATGCCGACCTGGCCTGGAAGATGGGGCTGGTTGCCTGTTTGGGAAGTGGCATCATCGAATTCTTTGGAAGCTTCGTCGGTTCAAAAATCCGCAAGACCACCCCTCGTGCTGCGCTTCTGTCGACATTGGCCGGTATTGCAATTGGATTCATTGCGATGACCTTTGCTCTCCAGATTTATCAACGCCCTCTCGTCGCCATGCTCCCACTGGGAATCATCATGCTGGGTTACTTCAGCCATTATCGATTTCCATTCGGTCTGCCGGCGGGATTACTGGCGGTCTTAATCGGAACTATCACCGCGTGGGTCCTCCCCAATGTATTACCTACTGCTCTCGCAGGACCAGCGATGGATTCGGGGGCGATTTCAAACTCGATTGAGAAAGTCGGCTTTTATCTGCCTCAGTTTTACGGACAGGAGATTTGGGAATTACTATCGAAAAACAATAACTGGGTCGGTTACCTTTCTGTCATCGTCCCGATGGGCTTGTTCAATGTTCTGGGAAGCATGCAGAATGTTGAATCGGCCGAAGCGGCGGGCGACAGTTATTCGACGGGTTCATCAATGGCCGTGAATGGACTCGGCAGTATCGTCGGTGCCTGTTTCGGTAGTTGTTTTCCCACGACAATTTACATCGGTCATCCGGGTTGGAAAGCGCTGGGAGCCCGGGCAGGTTATTCGGTCCTGAATGGAATCGTCTTCACTGTGATCTGCCTGACTGGCGTGGCAAGCCTTATTCAAAACATCATACCGCTTGAAGCGGGAATTGCGATTGTGCTGTGGATCGGCATCATTATTACGGCTCAGGCATTTCAGGCCACTCCTCTGGAAGACGCCCCCGCCGTTGCCATGGGCCTGTTTCCAGCGATAGCCGCCTGGGGCGCGACCGCTGTCATGGGAACATTCTTTGCTCTTAGTTTTACGGGAGAAGGCGTCGCCACCATGCAGGAGGTTCTGGAACAGAACCGGGACTTCGATGTGAACGGGTTCCTTTTGAACGGCTTGCTCGTCATGGAACGAGGATATATTTTCACATGCATGATTCTCTCGGCGATGGCCGCCTGCCTGATCAAACGCCAGTTCGGGGCCGCTACCATATGGAGCACACTGGCAGCGTTGTTAACAGGGATCGGTTTGATTCACACATATCAACTGAGTGGGAACATCATCGACTATCTGTTGATTCATCAAACCCCGCCTGAGGGTATTTATGTTTTTCGCGGGTATGGAATCCTGATTGGGTACGTGTCGCTGGCTGTCTTGTTTGGCGTGATCTGGTTCTTTGAGAGAAATCGTATTGAAGAGGAAGCAGAAGCAAATTAA
- the hemC gene encoding hydroxymethylbilane synthase, protein MTASTIRIATRASQLALWQAEHVAALLRAAHPDLNVEIVHISTIGDRDQTEPLANMGGQGVFTREVQHALLDNRADVAVHSLKDLPTQSATDELFLAAIPAREEVADVLVLPADSDQQADLDSLPEGARIGTGSMRRQAQLLHYRPDFQVSSIRGNVETRLRKLDEGEYDAIVLAAAGLKRLKLENRISLKLGPPLMLAAVGQGALGLECRTSDQATRDYLAALNEPYTSAAATAERALLNELKAGCHAPVGTNSHLAEDSGQLMLEGVVLSTDGKQRLYGKATASMTDAEQLGRQLAQGLLDQGAAPLIDV, encoded by the coding sequence GTGACTGCCTCCACTATTCGCATCGCCACTCGCGCCAGTCAACTCGCGCTTTGGCAGGCCGAGCATGTCGCCGCACTACTTCGCGCTGCTCATCCCGATCTGAATGTTGAAATTGTCCATATCAGTACCATTGGCGACCGCGATCAGACAGAACCCCTGGCCAACATGGGAGGGCAGGGAGTCTTCACGCGGGAAGTTCAACATGCTTTGCTCGATAACCGGGCCGATGTCGCCGTTCACAGTCTGAAAGATCTTCCCACCCAGTCGGCAACCGACGAATTGTTCCTTGCCGCAATTCCCGCTCGCGAAGAAGTTGCTGACGTCCTTGTCTTACCTGCAGACTCCGATCAACAAGCCGATCTGGATTCGCTTCCCGAAGGGGCGCGAATCGGCACTGGTTCCATGCGGCGTCAGGCGCAATTGCTGCATTATCGTCCTGATTTTCAGGTCAGTTCGATTCGCGGTAACGTTGAAACTCGTCTTCGTAAACTGGACGAAGGTGAATACGATGCCATCGTCCTGGCTGCCGCCGGTTTGAAACGACTCAAACTGGAAAACCGCATCTCCCTCAAACTTGGTCCGCCACTGATGCTGGCCGCTGTCGGACAAGGGGCGTTGGGACTGGAATGTCGCACCAGCGATCAGGCGACTCGCGATTATCTTGCCGCGCTCAACGAACCCTATACCTCAGCCGCCGCAACCGCCGAACGGGCGTTGCTCAATGAACTGAAAGCAGGTTGCCACGCGCCAGTCGGAACTAACAGTCACCTTGCCGAAGACTCGGGCCAACTGATGCTCGAAGGAGTTGTCCTCAGCACCGACGGCAAACAACGCTTATACGGTAAAGCGACAGCCTCTATGACCGATGCCGAGCAACTCGGTCGCCAACTCGCCCAGGGACTTCTCGACCAGGGTGCCGCTCCGCTCATTGATGTGTGA
- a CDS encoding metallophosphoesterase, translated as MFTSPLGQFMNYGNLFWLACLVIGHTQLWVALMNRLHALPLGHKTLRRYRILHDVAIPLVPLWMLYGLGLTGPQLLWNDHWRSLSPGWILFCALCALGFLGFVFSVTRHYLERLTPKLLKLDSTVQDIAKKLGQKPIGAGPYQSLAWLPFNEQFQIELNTKKLLIPELPQELDQLSILHISDTHMCGTVAQEYFEEVCRLSQELNPDVVIFTGDLLDQMEALSWFDSTLNQLSAPLGRYFILGNHDDELDEQTIRSTMQNAGWIDLGGHTLITQWRDCDVELGGSEVPWMNGHPDWPTEKRDPKTLRIFLTHTPDYYQWGVKHSADLVLAGHNHGGQIRIPLIGPVYSPSKTGTRYAAGTFSSGKTVMHVSRGVSGQHPLRFHCKPEVTKLMLCAQTVNDQRGSE; from the coding sequence GTGTTTACTTCCCCGCTGGGACAGTTCATGAATTACGGAAATCTCTTCTGGCTCGCCTGCCTGGTGATCGGTCACACGCAGTTGTGGGTCGCATTAATGAACAGGCTGCACGCCCTGCCGCTGGGGCATAAAACCCTGCGACGCTACCGCATTCTGCACGATGTTGCCATTCCGCTGGTGCCCCTGTGGATGCTGTACGGGCTGGGGCTGACCGGCCCGCAACTTCTGTGGAACGACCATTGGCGGTCGCTGTCACCCGGCTGGATTCTCTTTTGCGCTCTCTGTGCCTTAGGATTCCTCGGTTTCGTCTTTTCCGTCACTCGGCATTATCTGGAACGTCTTACCCCCAAACTGCTCAAGCTTGATTCCACTGTGCAGGACATCGCAAAAAAGCTGGGACAAAAACCAATTGGCGCCGGCCCCTACCAGAGCCTCGCCTGGCTGCCCTTCAATGAGCAATTCCAGATTGAATTGAATACTAAAAAACTGTTGATCCCTGAACTTCCTCAAGAACTCGACCAACTTTCAATCTTGCACATCTCGGACACGCACATGTGCGGTACGGTAGCACAGGAATACTTCGAAGAAGTCTGCCGGCTATCGCAGGAGCTCAACCCGGACGTCGTCATTTTTACGGGAGACCTGCTCGACCAGATGGAGGCCCTCAGCTGGTTTGACTCGACACTCAACCAACTATCCGCTCCCCTTGGTCGTTATTTCATTCTTGGCAACCATGACGATGAACTCGACGAGCAGACGATCCGCAGCACCATGCAAAACGCCGGTTGGATCGATCTCGGTGGTCACACGCTGATCACTCAATGGCGAGATTGCGATGTGGAACTGGGTGGAAGCGAAGTCCCCTGGATGAACGGGCACCCCGACTGGCCTACAGAGAAACGAGATCCGAAAACGCTCCGTATTTTCCTGACGCACACCCCCGATTATTACCAGTGGGGCGTCAAGCACTCCGCCGACCTGGTGCTCGCTGGTCACAATCATGGTGGTCAAATCCGAATCCCGCTGATTGGTCCCGTCTATTCCCCATCTAAAACAGGGACGCGTTACGCGGCGGGCACCTTTTCCTCCGGCAAGACAGTCATGCATGTCTCCCGAGGAGTTTCGGGCCAACACCCCCTACGCTTCCACTGCAAACCGGAAGTGACCAAGCTGATGTTGTGTGCACAAACGGTGAATGATCAGAGAGGAAGCGAATAA